A single Chlamydia suis DNA region contains:
- the rplS gene encoding 50S ribosomal protein L19, protein MGNLIKELQDEQCRADLVDFCVGDTIRVATNISEGGKERVQVFQGTVMARKGGGAGETVSLHRVAYGEGMEKSFLLNSPKVVSIEVVKRGKVSRARLFYLRGKTGKAAKVKELIGAKAAKK, encoded by the coding sequence ATGGGGAACTTAATCAAAGAATTGCAAGACGAGCAGTGTAGAGCTGACCTCGTTGATTTCTGTGTTGGTGACACGATTCGTGTAGCAACAAACATTTCGGAAGGAGGCAAAGAACGAGTTCAGGTGTTCCAAGGAACGGTAATGGCTCGTAAAGGCGGTGGTGCAGGAGAAACTGTTTCTCTTCATAGAGTCGCTTATGGCGAAGGGATGGAAAAAAGCTTCTTGCTTAATAGCCCCAAAGTAGTAAGTATTGAGGTGGTTAAGCGCGGAAAAGTATCGCGAGCACGTCTTTTCTATTTAAGAGGGAAAACTGGTAAAGCTGCTAAAGTTAAAGAGCTTATTGGTGCTAAGGCTGCTAAGAAGTAG
- a CDS encoding ribonuclease HII has translation MKSIVEQTLLFEKKSIFENQAIKQGYSQIAGVDEAGRGPLAGPVVAGACILPKGKVFLGIDDSKKLTPKQRRYLYELLLEDPEVVCGIGVVSVERIDEINILEATKEAMTQAIASLQNTPDFLLVDGLFLPHEISCLKIIKGDARSVSIAAASILAKEYRDELMRKLHSEFPEYGFDKHKGYGTAAHLQALKQFGPCIHHRKSFSPVKEAIREGICQ, from the coding sequence ATGAAATCGATCGTTGAGCAGACATTGCTTTTTGAAAAAAAAAGCATTTTTGAGAATCAGGCTATTAAGCAAGGATACTCACAAATTGCTGGCGTGGATGAGGCTGGAAGAGGCCCCCTTGCGGGCCCTGTCGTTGCTGGAGCTTGTATCTTACCTAAAGGAAAGGTTTTTTTAGGTATTGATGATAGCAAGAAATTAACCCCTAAGCAGAGACGCTATTTATACGAGCTGTTGTTAGAGGATCCTGAAGTCGTCTGCGGAATCGGTGTTGTCTCTGTTGAGCGGATAGATGAAATCAATATTCTAGAGGCCACAAAGGAAGCTATGACTCAAGCCATAGCTTCATTGCAGAATACCCCGGATTTTTTATTGGTTGATGGGTTGTTTTTGCCTCATGAGATCTCCTGTCTTAAAATTATAAAAGGAGATGCGCGCTCCGTGTCGATAGCTGCGGCATCTATCTTAGCTAAGGAGTATCGTGACGAATTGATGCGGAAGCTTCATTCGGAGTTCCCCGAATATGGATTCGATAAGCATAAGGGATACGGGACGGCAGCGCATTTACAAGCTTTAAAGCAGTTTGGCCCCTGTATACATCATAGAAAAAGTTTCTCTCCTGTAAAGGAAGCTATTCGAGAGGGAATATGTCAGTGA
- the gmk gene encoding guanylate kinase, protein MSVKVVSPFSQDGVQCLPKLFTISAPAGAGKTTLVHMLKREFPSTFEKTLSSTTRSPRPGEVHGVDYVFMSEDEFREILDNDGFLEWVFLFGTYYGTSKAEISNILQKGKHCIAVIDVQGALALKKQMPTVAIFIQAPSQEELERRLNTRDSEEELQKKERLEHSAVEIAAVNQFDYVVVNDDLTTAYQVLRSIFIAEEHRISHG, encoded by the coding sequence ATGTCAGTGAAAGTTGTTTCCCCTTTTTCTCAAGACGGGGTTCAATGTCTTCCTAAACTTTTTACTATCAGCGCTCCTGCTGGAGCTGGGAAGACCACTCTGGTTCATATGCTGAAAAGAGAATTTCCTTCTACGTTTGAAAAAACATTGTCTTCAACTACGCGTTCTCCCCGTCCAGGAGAAGTGCATGGTGTGGACTATGTATTTATGTCTGAAGACGAGTTTAGAGAAATTTTAGATAACGATGGGTTTCTAGAATGGGTCTTTTTATTTGGGACCTATTATGGAACTAGTAAAGCGGAGATTTCTAACATTCTTCAAAAGGGGAAGCATTGTATAGCGGTGATTGATGTACAGGGCGCTTTAGCTTTGAAAAAGCAAATGCCCACAGTAGCTATTTTCATTCAGGCTCCTTCTCAAGAAGAACTCGAAAGACGTTTAAATACAAGAGACTCGGAAGAAGAGCTCCAAAAAAAAGAGCGATTGGAGCATAGCGCTGTAGAAATCGCTGCCGTAAACCAGTTCGATTACGTCGTTGTTAATGATGATTTAACCACTGCATATCAAGTTTTAAGAAGTATTTTTATAGCTGAAGAACATAGGATAAGTCATGGCTAG